A part of Mustela erminea isolate mMusErm1 chromosome 9, mMusErm1.Pri, whole genome shotgun sequence genomic DNA contains:
- the STX3 gene encoding syntaxin-3 isoform X1, with protein sequence MKDRLEQLKAKQLTQDDDADEVEIAIDNTAFMDEFFAEIEETRQNIDKISEHVEEAKKLYSIILSAPIPEPKTKDDLEQLTTEIKKRANNVRNKLKSMERHIEEDEVRSSADLRIRKSQHSVLSRKFVEVMTRYNEAQVDFRERSKGRIQRQLEITGKKTTDEELEEMLESGNPAIFTSGIIDSQISKQALSEIEGRHKDIVRLESSIKELHDMFMDIAMLVENQGAMIDRIENNMDQSVGFVERAVADTKKAVKYQSEARRVSASVSTGPACSSSLWSSPLVSLSPCFFSLSRLHPNTRVSLSQRVARSFPGVPCMDLAHMFSTQEPTLEGSSAGRMRCPVSLLVFSCTELMVLSDVTLDSPVLQKPVHSPPLR encoded by the exons ATCGAGGAAACTCGTCAGAACATCGACAAGATCTCAGAGCACGTGGAAGAGGCTAAGAAACTCTACAGTATCATCCTGTCTGCACCGATTCCTGAGCCAA AAACCAAGGATGACCTAGAGCAGCTCACGACCGAGATCAAGAAAAGGGCCAACAACGTCCGGAACAAACTGAAGA GTATGGAGAGGCACATTGAGGAAGATGAGGTCCGGTCGTCCGCAGACCTTCGGATTCGGAAATCCCAG CACTCCGTCCTGTCCCGGAAGTTTGTGGAGGTGATGACCAGATACAACGAGGCTCAGGTGGACTTCCGCGAACGCAGTAAAGGGCGAATCCAGCGGCAGCTCGAAATCA CTGGCAAAAAGACCACAGatgaggagctggaggagatgcTGGAGAGTGGGAACCCTGCCATCTTCACTTCTGGG ATCATCGACTCTCAGATTTCCAAGCAAGCCCTCAGTGAGATCGAAGGGCGGCACAAGGACATCGTGAGGCTGGAGAGCAGCATCAAGGAGCTTCATGACATGTTTATGGACATCGCCATGCTGGTGGAGAATCAG GGAGCCATGATTGACCGTATCGAGAACAACATGGACCAGTCAGTGGGCTTTGTGGAGCGGGCCGTGGCGGATACCAAAAAGGCTGTCAAGTATCAGAGTGAAGCTCGGAGGGTGAGCGCCTCAGTCTCCACGGGTCCGgcttgctcctcctctctctggtcCTCCCCACTCGTGTCCTTGAgcccatgctttttctctctgtcccgGCTTCATCCCAACACCCGTGTCAGCCTTTCCCAGAGAGTAGCTCGCTCCTTCCCTGGCGTGCCTTGCATGGATCTGGCTCACATGTTCTCTACCCAGGAACCCACACTTGAAGGCAGCTCTGCAGGGCGGATGCGTTGCCCAGTGTCATTGCTAGTCTTCTCCTGCACAGAGCTCATGGTCCTTTCGGATGTCACACTTGACTCCCCTGTTCTTCAGAAACCTGTTCACTCTCCTCCACTCCGTTAA
- the MRPL16 gene encoding LOW QUALITY PROTEIN: 39S ribosomal protein L16, mitochondrial (The sequence of the model RefSeq protein was modified relative to this genomic sequence to represent the inferred CDS: deleted 1 base in 1 codon): MWRLLARAGAPLLRARVSDSWAVPPASAGLKTLLPVPTFEDVSIPEKPKLRFIERVPLVPKVRREPKNLRDIRGPSTEATEFTEGSFAILALGGGYLHWGHFEMIRLTINRSMDPKNMFALWRVPAPFKPITRKGMGQRMGGGKGAIDHYVTPVKAGRLIVEVGGRCEFKEVQGFLDQVAHKLPFPAKAVSRETLEKMRKDQEEREQNNQNPWTFERIATANMLGIRKVLSPYDLTQKGQYWGKFYMPERV; this comes from the exons ATGTGGCGGCTGCTGGCTCGTGCTGGGGCGCCGCTCCTGCGAGCGCGGGTGTCAG ATTCTTGGGCCGTCCCGCCCGCCAGCGCTGGCCTCAAGACGCTGCTCCCGGTGCCGACTTTTGAGG ATGTTTCCATTCCTGAAAAGCCCAAGCTTCGATTTATTGAAAGGGTACCACTCGTGCCAAAAGTGAGAAGAGAACCTAAGAACTTGAGGGACATCCGGGGACCTTCTACTGAAGCTACTGAGTTCACAGAAGGCAGTTTTGCAATCTTG GCACTGGGTGGTGGTTACCTCCACTGGGGCCATTTTGAAATGATACGCCTGACAATCAACCGCTCTATGGACCCCAAGAACATGTTTGCTTTATGGAGAGTACCAGCCCCTTTCAAGCCCATCACCCGCAAGGGTATGGGACAGCGCATG GGGGGAGGCAAAGGTGCCATTGATCACTACGTGACTCCCGTGAAGGCTGGCCGTCTCATAGTAGAAGTGGGTGGGCGTTGTGAATTCAAAGAGGTACAAGGTTTCCTGGACCAGGTTGCCCACAAGTTGCCCTTCCCAGCAAAGGCCGTGAGCCGGGAGACTCTAGAGAAGATGCGGAAAGATCAAGAGGAACGGGAACAGAACAACCAAAACCCCTGGACCTTTGAGCGCATAGCCACTGCCAACATGCTTGGGATACGCAAAGTCCTGAGCCCGTATGACTTAACCCAGAAGGGGCAGTACTGGGGAAAGTTCTATATGCCTGAACGTGTGTAG